Part of the Pseudodesulfovibrio hydrargyri genome is shown below.
GCGGCGGGGCCTTCGAACGGAACGTGTTCGAGAGTATGAATTCGCATGGCTTTGCTGCATCCTCCGTGGTTGCGTTTGTTGGTCTGCCAAAGCAAATATGGGGCCAACGGTGCGGGCGCGGGCCGGGTGCCCGCCGGGCCGTCGTTTTTCGGGACCGGGCGCGGGGGTGCCCGTTCGGTCCGTTCGATCCGGCCCTATCGATTCTTAGAACTGATACGGCGGAGAGAAATTTTCGATAAAATGGCGGGCGGCCGGAAGCCGGTTCGAATCGGTTTTCGGTCCTCTCCCGGACGGGACCGGGAGTCCTCTTCGCGAAGCGGCCGGGCAGGAGGGCGATTTTCCAGAATTTCTTTGTGTGAAGGAGTTATAGTCGTTGACATGCCGTCAGTAAATTGACAGAGAAGATATATAGTAAAGATATGGTTGCGGGGCAGGGGGTCCTGTCGGCCGCGTATCCATATGAATTTCGGAGGGGGGAAATGTCGCTCAACCTGGACGGCATCATCGGGAACAGTCCGGCCCTGGCCAAGGTCTTCAAAGTCCTGGGCAAGGTCGCGCCCACGGACAGCACGGTGCTGGTCATGGGCGAATCCGGGACCGGCAAGGAGTTGCTGGTCCGGGCGCTGCACCGCAACAGCGAGCGGCGCGACATGCCGTTCGTGCCCATCAACTGCGGGGCGATCCCCAGGGAACTGCTCGAGTCCGAGCTGTTCGGGCACGAGAAGGGCGCCTTCACCCACGCCATCCGCTCCCGGCCGGGCCGCTTCGAATTGGCCGACGGCGGGACCATCTTCCTGGACGAGATCGGGGAGATGGACCTGTCGCTGCAGGTCAAGATCCTGCGCGCCCTCCAGGAGAAGGAGATCGAGCGGGTGGGCGGCACCTCCATCAAGAAGGTGGACGTGCGCGTGGTGGCCGCCACCAACCGGGACCTGGAGGGAGAGGTGGCCTCGGGCCGGTTTCGCGAGGACCTTTTCTACCGCCTCAACGTCATCCCCCTGAATCTGCCTCCCCTGCGCGAGCGCGGCATGGACATCCTGCTCCTGGCCGAGCATTTCCTGAACCGGCACTGCGGCAGCAAGGCCCGCAAGCCGCTGGCCCTGTCCGACAAGGCGCGGGAAATGCTCCTGACATATTCCTGGCCCGGCAACGTGCGCGAGCTGGAGAACTTCATGGAGCGGCTGACCATCCTGTGCGACGACTGCGAGGTCCGGCCCGAGGACCTGCCGGACAAGATATTCGCGGACATCGGCGAGAAGCCGCTCAGGAAGGAAGAGAAGGTCGTGCCCATGCGCCCGGCCGGATTCGCCTGGCCCTCGCTCAAGGACATGCGCGACAAGGATCTCAAGCTCAAGGACTTCCTGGAGGCCATCGAGGGCCGCCTGCTGGCCGAGGCCCTGGAACAGGCCGACGGGATCAAGAACAAGGCCGCCGAGCTGGTCGGCATAAAGCGGACCACCCTCATCGAGAAGTTGAAAAAAAGGGATTTGCTGTAACCCGCGGGGGAGTGCAGGAGTTGCCCGTTTCGCGGGTAGCACGACAATTGCATAACCGCTTGCCGTGACTGTGAAATATGTCAAAAGTATAGCCTGGCCCCTGGCGGCCGCCCTTGTCTTGGGACTGATCCTGGCCGATCCCGCCCAAGCCCTGCGGGTAGGTTTTTCCTCTCAGGGCGGTTCGGAGAGGATGACTTTTGCTTTTGATTCCGACACATTGCCACAGTCGCCCGTAACGCGAACCGGCAAGCGGACCCTGAAGGTCCTGCTGCCCATGGGCATCTGGAGCCGGGAAGCCCGGCCCGATGCCCGGGACCTCCCCGGCAGCCTCGTCAAATCCATCGCCACCACGGACAACGGGGTGGAAATAACCACCTCCACCGACGCATTCGGCTATATCCGGGTGCCCGCCCAGGGCAAATCCGAATTCGTGCTACAGGTCTACGCCGATTCCATCGGCGCGCGCTGGCGGTCGCCCGACGCGCCCCCGGCCCGACAGGCCGCCACGCCCGCCCCGGCCCCCGCCGTCCAGGCTCCCGCCGCATCCGCATCCGCTCCGGCGGCCGAGCCCATGGTTCCCTCGGCTGCGGACGTGGCCCGCAATCTTTCCACGGTCCGGCCCGACCAGCCCCGGCCTGCGGGAGGAGAGGCCGACCTGCCTCCCGAAATTCCGTCCGCCGAGCGCAAGCCGTTCTTCGCCGTGCCCTATTCGGTGCGCAACGAGGTTCAGACTCCCGCCGACCAGGCACCCGTCAGCCAAGCGGCGGACCAAGCGCCCGCCGCCCAGGCCCCGGGCGTACGGACGGCCGCCGCGCCCGCCGAGGCCGTGACCGGCGACTATCCGCCCGCCAGCGAATTGCGCTTCAAGGCGGTGAACAAGTCGGCCGAGGACGTGAAGTTCGCGGAACTGGCCGGTGATGCCGGGGGGAGCGCCCCGGTGGTAGCTCCGCTTGACGTCGCGTCCGGACCGGTTGGCGAACCGGCCACGCGCCAGGCGGTCACACCCCTGCCGCAGCCTGCCGGGCCCGAGCCGCAACCGGCTCCCGAGGCACCGGTCCAGGAGTCTCCGTCCCCCGGCCAGATGGTCGGCAGCGTGACCCCGCCCCCGGCCGAATCGGCGGGACGGGACGGGACGCCCATGATGGCCGAGGTCCCGGCCCCGGACGAGGTGTCCGGCCAGGGGCAGGTCAGCGGGGCGGTCGCTCCGCCTCCGCCACCGGTATCCGGCCCGGGCCAGGCGGGCGGCGCGGTGTCGCCGCCTCCGGCCGAGACGCAGCCCGCGCCCGAGACGCCCCAGACGGCCGCTCCGGCCCCGGAACCCGCCCAGCCTGCGGAACCGGCCCCGGGACAGCCCGTGCAGACCGCCGAGGCCCCGTCGCCCGAGCCCGCGCAGCCAGCCGATGAACAGTCCGTCCCGGATCAGCCCGCCTCCGATCAGGGCGGCCAGCCCGGCGCCGACGGCCAGGCGGAGAAGAAGCTGACGCCCGAAGAGCAGGAAAAGGCCCGGATGCAGGCCATCCGCGACCAGCTCTACGAGGCGCAGTCCATGATGTTCAACGGGGCCCTGGACGACGCCCTGCCCATCTACGAGGACCTGCTCAAGCAGCCCAAGCTGCCGGACGACGTGCGCGAGGAGACCCTGTACGCCATCGCGGACATCAAGCGGCAACTCGACGCGGGCGATCTGTCGAACAAATTCGACGAGGTGGCCCAGGCCTACATCCAGGCCATGAACGCCAACCTGCGCTCCAGCCGGGTGCCGCGCGCCCTGCTCAACCTCGGCCTGCTCAACCTCCAGGTGGGCAACTTCCCCGAGG
Proteins encoded:
- a CDS encoding sigma-54 interaction domain-containing protein; this translates as MSLNLDGIIGNSPALAKVFKVLGKVAPTDSTVLVMGESGTGKELLVRALHRNSERRDMPFVPINCGAIPRELLESELFGHEKGAFTHAIRSRPGRFELADGGTIFLDEIGEMDLSLQVKILRALQEKEIERVGGTSIKKVDVRVVAATNRDLEGEVASGRFREDLFYRLNVIPLNLPPLRERGMDILLLAEHFLNRHCGSKARKPLALSDKAREMLLTYSWPGNVRELENFMERLTILCDDCEVRPEDLPDKIFADIGEKPLRKEEKVVPMRPAGFAWPSLKDMRDKDLKLKDFLEAIEGRLLAEALEQADGIKNKAAELVGIKRTTLIEKLKKRDLL